One genomic region from Clostridium saccharobutylicum DSM 13864 encodes:
- a CDS encoding reverse transcriptase family protein codes for MRKEVQKALEDYISYFGIQKAKEQLKSYKKHSEKYNKKGYVFFDENHFDKIVESNTQIGVYQVDYYYDVYKIPKKRGGYREIASPSLELKSIQEFINENILLYGDVSDYCHGFVKERSIVTNALNHCNKELVICMDIKDFFKSIKIEDIISVFSNMGYNKEISNALGMWCSFKGALVAGSPSSPALSNLVFSKLDEIINDISIKYKFIYSRYADDMVFSTNKKNANYNQLIEEVEKCVNNFNFSINAEKTKIYPKCGKQEVTGLIVNNTVKVKSKIKKEVLTHIYYCEKFGFENHLSRYDKEYILKNSIEQIKIKRHFINYIRGKINFIKMVEPLNGGNVEKRYLEVFAEEEAKLKLEEKPIEIGFEELDDIYI; via the coding sequence ATGAGAAAAGAGGTACAAAAAGCTTTAGAAGATTATATATCATATTTTGGTATACAAAAAGCTAAAGAGCAACTTAAAAGTTATAAGAAACATTCAGAAAAGTATAATAAAAAAGGATATGTATTTTTTGATGAAAATCATTTTGATAAAATTGTAGAATCAAATACGCAGATAGGCGTTTATCAAGTGGATTATTATTATGATGTATACAAGATTCCTAAAAAACGTGGGGGATACAGAGAGATTGCATCTCCAAGTTTAGAGTTGAAGTCCATTCAAGAATTTATTAATGAAAATATATTATTATATGGAGATGTAAGTGATTATTGTCATGGTTTTGTAAAAGAAAGATCAATTGTTACTAATGCTTTAAATCATTGTAATAAGGAACTAGTAATATGTATGGATATAAAAGATTTTTTTAAAAGTATTAAAATTGAAGATATTATAAGTGTATTCTCGAATATGGGATATAATAAAGAAATATCAAATGCACTTGGAATGTGGTGTTCTTTTAAAGGGGCTTTAGTAGCTGGATCACCATCAAGTCCAGCTTTATCTAATTTAGTGTTTAGTAAATTGGATGAAATTATTAATGATATTTCAATAAAATATAAATTTATTTATTCTAGATATGCAGATGATATGGTTTTTTCTACAAATAAAAAGAATGCTAATTATAATCAATTAATTGAAGAAGTAGAGAAATGCGTTAATAATTTTAATTTTTCAATAAATGCTGAAAAGACGAAGATATATCCTAAGTGTGGAAAGCAAGAAGTAACAGGATTAATTGTAAATAACACGGTTAAAGTAAAATCAAAAATAAAAAAAGAAGTTTTAACTCATATATATTATTGTGAAAAATTTGGATTTGAAAATCATTTGAGCAGATATGATAAGGAATATATTCTAAAAAATTCTATAGAGCAAATAAAAATAAAAAGACATTTCATAAATTATATTAGGGGAAAAATAAACTTTATAAAGATGGTGGAACCCTTAAATGGAGGAAATGTTGAAAAAAGATATTTAGAGGTTTTTGCAGAAGAAGAGGCGAAACTTAAGTTGGAAGAAAAACCAATTGAAATAGGATTTGAAGAATTAGATGATATTTATATTTAG